The window GGTTCCGGGGGACCTGATCGGTTCAGCCCGGAAAGCTCTCCATTCGGGGGAAGGAGAGCACGAACGTGGCCCCACGGGGCACGGTGTTCTCCACTCGTATCTTTCCACCATATCTTTCCATCGTCTTCTGGACCAGGTACAGACCTAGCCCGGTGCCCTTGGTCTCTCCAAAGCGGTAGCCCTCGTGGAAGATCCTTCCCCTGATCCCCTCTGGAACACCCTTGCCATCATCTTCGACCCGCAGCTCGGTGTAGGGGCCAATGGTCTCGATGACGAAATCCACCTTCGTCGCTTTTCCATGCACCCTGGCGTTGCGGATTAGATTGTCTATGACAGACCCCAATGCAAGATCGGCCAGGACCCGCTCCATGGAGGTCATCTCATCTTTCATGGGGAGCCGCCTCCAGCATATTTCTTCGCCAGGTCGAGTGCAGCTGTGGCGTCGATCCCCATGTCATCCGCTTCGACTTCCCTCTAGAGCGCATGGTCGAAAACGAACGGCGCCCCTCCCACTACGATCTTAACGTTGCTTCCCTTGCTGGTCAATTGCTGCCGCAACTCCTTCACTTTCAAGGCGGCGCGGAGCATCAGCGTGGAAACGAATAGCACATCCACTTTGTCCTTAGAGGCCATTTCCGCCAACCCTTTTGCGTCCTGGCGTTTGTAGTTCATGATATCGAATCCCCCGGCCCTCACCACCGAATAGACGATCTTCTGACCTAGATCATGGTGGTCTTCGAGGTTGGCGATGGCCAGCCGTGGCTGGGTCTTGCGAATCTGCCTGGCCAGGGGGAGGTACTTGTCCAGGATCTTCTCGCAGATCCGGCCCCCCATGTAGATCTGCGAAAGGGCGATAGTTCCTTCCTGCCAGCCATTGCCGATGTCGCGCAACGCTGGGGATATCACTTTCTCCGCACACTCCAGGGGGGTCATGGTCTGCAATGCCTTGTTCACGACTCTCTCTGCCCTCGCCTCGTCTACGGAGATTAGGGCGTCCTCCAGCTCCATGACCAGGGAAGCCTCTTCGGTAATGCGGTCACTCTCCCTTCGTTCCGAAGAATGAATTCGAGGCCACCCAATATAACCCTGCTTATCCCAACTGTGTCGATGACCAATAGCGAAAAGGCGCGAACAGCGGGAGCACATGCCATGCTGGCATAGGCAAGCCTTTTTCTATGGCAATCAATCTCCCGCCGCTAGGTCCTCAAGCATCAACAAGTGGAGGAGAGGAACGGGATGACATTTTGGAGCTCGGCGTTCGGGGGTCATTTCGACCGGAGGCTCTGGGTCCTATTCGTGGGCCGCATCATCTCCGCCACGGGCTTCTCCATCGTCATGCCCTTCCTCTCCATATACTTCCACTCCTCCCTGGGCATATCCATGACCAGCATCGGGCTGGTCTTCCTCATCTCATCCGTCGCGGGGGCGATGGGGCAGCTCATCGGTGGCGAGATCGCGGACCGTTTTGGCAGGCGGAACGTGATGATCGCCTCCATGGGCAGCCGGGCCATGGTCTTCGTGCTGATCAGCGTGGTCATCGCCTCCACCAACTCCTTCTTGCTCATCGCGTTGCTGGTGGTCTGCAGCAACATCCTGGGTTCGCTATTCGAGCCGGCCTCGAACGCCATGGTGGCCGACCTGTGCGAGCCCAGCCGTCGGCTGGAGGCATACGGGCTGCTGCGCATCGGTCAGAACCTGGGCTGGACCATGGGCCCATTGCTGGGAGGGCTACTGGCGATAATGGGCTACTCTTCCCTCTTCCTGCTCACCGCCATGACCTCTGCCATCGCGGCCTTCATCATCCTCTTCATGGTGAGCGAGTCCATCCGGTCGAGCTTCAGGCGCAACGACTACAGCGTGTCCGATCTGCTGGACATCCGGAAGGATAGGAATTTCGCCGCCTTCTGCTTCATCTCGGTCCTGCTCTTCCTGGTGGTGGCGCAGATGTCCTCGGTGTACTCAGTGTACTCGCAAAGCGTGGTTGGCATCCATATCTACGAGGTAGGTTACCTATACGCCATCAACGGCATCATGGTGGTCTTCTTGCAGATGCCCGTGGCTCGCTTCATCGCGAGATACCGTATGACTACGGCAATCGCTTGGGGAGCGGTGCTCTACGCCATCGGCTATTTCGCGGTGGCGTTCTCCTATGACTTCTTCACCTTGGCCATTTGCATGGTGGTCATCAGCATGGGCGAGATCGTCACCTCGCCCTCTTCCATGAACTTGGTGGCGAACATGTCCCCGGAGAACGAGCGTGGCCGGTACATGGGGGTTTTCGGTCTGTTCCAGTCGTTCGGTTGGAGCATGGGACCGTTCGTCGGCGGACTGTTCATGGACGCCTTCGTGAAGGTGCCCTACCTGCTCTGGGGCGGGATATCGATGTTCGCCCTAGCCAGCGCGGTAGGCTATCTGGCCCTGAGGAAGCAGATGCCCGAAGAAAAGGACCGAGTGGGCATGAAGATGGTCAAGACCTAGAAAGGATTATGCGAGCAAGGAGCCCTCAGAGAAGCAGATGAAGGTCATCGGCGTCTTCACCGAGGATTTCCGCTTCTTCTACGAAGTGGTGCGGAGGCTGAAGGCGAGAGGGGAAGAGTTCATCTCCCTGGGTAAGGATGGAAAAGTGCCCGCATCGGTGGGAGTGGTGATCACCACGCCCAAGGAGAGGGGGGCAGTGGAATTCGAAGAGGTTGTGGCTGAAGAGGACCCGGAAAGGGCCATCGATCTGGCTCGCTGCGTTTTGGCCGGAGGCACCAAGTACCGCACCATCGTCATCGGCGTCGATCCAGGTAGCAGCACCGGCATCGCCGTCTACGGGGAAGGAAGGCTCTTGGCCGCGGAGGAGGTGAACTCCCCGGAGAAAGTGGCTCAGGTCCTGGCCAAGCTTCTTCCCTGTCTGGACTACTCACACTCCATCGCCCGCGTGGGGCATGGTGATAGCACCAAGCGAGATCGGGTCATAAGCTCCATCTGGGACAAGGTGGACGAAGTGGAGGTGGTGGATGAGACCGGCACCACCAAGCGATCCGGTCGTCCCGATGCCGAGGCGGCCAAGCGCATCGCTATGGCCAAGGGAAAAAAGATCACCACCGTTCCCGAGCCCCTGCCCACTCCCGGCGAGGTGCGCGACGTTCAGCGCCTATCGCGCCTAGCCTCCGGGGGCCAGGTGACCTTGCCATCGGGGCTAGCATCCTCAGTCGCCAAGGGAGAGATGACCATGGACCAGGCCCTTCAATCGCACCGCAAGCCTAGACGCGAACGTTCCTGAAGCCAGGCAACCGCGCGAGCACCATGCCTTCGGTGGTGATCGGTTCCAGCTTCCTCGACAGCCCGATGGCCTCCTGCAGCTTGGCGTCGTTCTCCGAATGGATGGTCAGCAGTGCCTCGCCAGCATCCACCTTGCTACCCTCTTTCTTGTGAATGTAGACCCCGGCACCCTTGTCCTTCGGCGCTCCGGAGGCTCGGGCGATCTTCACCAGCTGCTTGTTGTTGATGGCATTGACGTAGCCGGACTTCTTTGCCAATACGTCGAAGGTGAGCTTGCCTGGCACCAGGTCATCGGATCTGATGTTCGGGTTCCCGCCTTGCGCGGCCACGATCTCCCTGAACTTCTCCAGTGCCTTTCCGGAGACGAGGATCTCCCTTGCTCTATCCTCGCCCTTGGGAATGCCGCCCATCTCCAGCAGTATGCCGGAGAGGCCGAGGGCCTTCTCCACCACGCTGTTGGGCGTCTTGGAGCCTTCCAGGACCTGGATCGCCTCGCGTGCCTCCAAGGCCGGTCCGATGGCCCGACCTACCGGTTGCCCACCATAAGTGATGGCGCATTCCACCTTGATGCCCAGCCTCTCTCCAAGCTCGATGAAGTCTCGGGCGTAAGTCTTGGCCATTTCCATGGTCGGCACCTTGGTCCCGTTGCCCATGGGGATGTCAACCAGCAGGAAATCGGCGTTCACCGCCTTCTTCTTGGACATGACCGATGCCAGAAGCTGAGCGTGCGGGTCCACTCCCAAGGGATATTCCACCCGGATGATGACGTCGTCCGCTGGGGCTAGGTTCAGTCCCCCTCCCCAGGCCATGATGCCTCCCGTGCTCTCCGCGATTTGTTTGAGTTCGTGCGCGCTGAAGTCCACCAAGGCGAACGCCTCTACAACATCCGCGGTACCGGCGGCGGAGCTTATCGCTCGAGAAGAGGTCTTTGGTATGAGCAGTCCCGCCGCGGCCACGATCGGAACAACGATCAGCGTCACCTTGTTCCCTGGCACTCCACCCACGGAATGGAAGTCGAAGACCGGGGAGCGGTCGAACTGGATGGTCTCGCCGGTCTCCACCATGGCCAGGGTCAGGTCCGCCGTCTCCCGGATGTTCATGCCGTTGATGTGCAGGGCGGTGACGTAGAAGGCCAGTTCCACGCTTGACAATGACCGAGTAACGATGTCTGAGACGAGAGCGCGTATCTCCTCGGTGGTTAGCTCGAGCCCGTCCATCTTCTTGCGGATGTAGTCCACCGATTCCGGCTTGCCGGTCGGGGTCACATCTAGCAGCTCGCCCGCCTCCGGCCCGATGTACTGGAACGCCCTTCCCAGGAGGCCCACTTCCCCTTTCATGAGGAAAGTGTCCGTGGTCTGCACTATCGCCGTCACGGTGGAATCCTCATGCTTCACCCGGACCCGGTCCTGTTCGTGCACGCCCATTTCCAGGCAATCTTCCACGTGAAGGAGGGTGGTGATCTCGCCCGTGTCCATGTCGATGTATTTGGCCTTGAGCTTCATGCTTCAACCCCATTTCTGCAGCGCCAGACGGAGCTCCTCATGCCCCTTGGCGTATTTCTCCAGGTCAATGCCCGCGACGGCGGCATCCACCGCCTGCACCATGGCCTTTGCCCCACCTCGCACCCCCATAGGATGTCCGGCGACGCCCCCTCCTGCCTGGATCTGTACGTTCTTTCCGGCGATGTGGATGATCTTGTGCACTAGGGCGGGATGCACGCCCCCCGAGGCGACGCACATCACTGGTCTCAGCTTTCCCATCTTGTTCTGGCAGGCGTGCTGCGAGGCCAGGTCCTCCCTGGGATCGCCTTGCATCTTGCCCACCCCATAGGTGCCGATGTGCAGCGCGTCCCCGCCGCACATGCGGACGAGCTGCGCCATGACGCTCCAAGCCACCCCATGCTCCTTGCTGCGCGTGAAAGCGGCGTGCATGGTGCGGTGAACGTGGATCGGCACCTTAATGGATGGGTCCTCGGCCAAAGCCTGGACGGCAGCGAAGCCGGAGGTGAGCACATCCACCATGAGCTCCTTGGCCCCGAGCTGCTGTGCCCTCTCGGCCACCTCCAAGATCTCGTCCCCTCGGGTGGAGACGTTGATGGCGTGGATGATCACGTGCCCGGTCTCCTGCTTCACCCGGTCGATGGCCTCGGCGACGGCCACTACCCTTTCCTCCAGGGGGCAGAACCTCTGGTTCACGAGCGTCTCGTCGTCCTTGCCGTTGGTCAGGCCGCCCATGCCCGATTCGTAGATGTAGTTCGCGTATCCGCTCGGCGGCAATCCGATCTTGGGCTTGACGATCGTCCCTACCAGCGGCTTGGTGGGTCGCTTGAGGATCCGGCGCATCCCCTCCACTCCGAACTTGGGGCCCTTGAACTCCTTTAGGATGCAAGGGGGGAACGCGCAGTCCTCCAGCCTCACTCCCTTGAGCGCGTCCAGGCCGAAGAGGTTGCCGGAGATGACGCTCAGTATCTGTGGCACGCCTCCGACATCCAGGCTGAAATCCTCCACTGGGTAGGCGATGACCGCCATGTCCCCTTTGATATCGATGACCTTCGCGCCATAGGCTTCGAACACCTTCTCCGTAAGAGTGCTCACCCCCGTCCACGTGCCGGTCGATTGCTCCGTGGCGATGGCCGCCGCGGCCTGTTTCATGGGCAGGTCCGTTCTCACTTTGTAGGTGCAAACAACATGCCGATCCGGGTCCAGCCTCTCCCCCAAATGAAGGTATTTCTCACAGTATTCCATGCTATCGCCCTTTGCCTTCTTGGCTCCCGAAAAGAGATCCCTGACCGAGCTCCTTGACTATGATCTCGTATGCCGCGTAGGGCGAGATGACGCCCGCCTCGGTGATGATGGCGTCGATGTACTCCGGAGGCGTGGCGTCGAAGACCGGATTGAGCACCTTGGTCCCAGGCGGAACCTCATCGGACCGGACGATCTCCTCGGACTCGCGTTCCTCGATCTCCACCAGTTCGCCGTACATCGTGCGAGTGGAGAATTTGAACGTCTCCGCGCAGACCATGACGGGGACGCGCGCCTCATGTGCGGATAGCGCGATCTGCGACGTGCCGATCTTATTCACCACCGCGCCATTGGAGCAGACCGTGTCCGCCCCCACCACCACGGCATCGATGCGTTTCATCAGCCAGCGGGCCGCACTATCCACTATGAGCGTGGTTCCGATGCCCTCTTTGCCGAGGTCCTTGATGGTCAGCAGCCCCTGTCTCCACGGCCTCGACTCGGTGGCGAAGACCTCGATGTGCTTGCCTTCCTTATGGGCCTGGATGATCACGGCCAGAGCGGCCTTGCTGTTGCAATGAGTGAGGATCTTGTCCCCATCCCTGATCCTCCGTGCTCCGAAACGACCGATGATCTCCACTGCCTCCTTGGATCGGAGGATGAAATCATCCGCGTTCTTGATCACTCGGCGCCTCAGGTCCTCTACTTCCTTCGCCTCCGAGGTGTTCTTGAATACCGACTGGACGCCATTCCATAGCGAAACGGCGGTGGGACGGGAGGACAGCAGCGTCTCTCTTCCCGCGTCCAGGTAGCGGCGGAACTCGTTCAGATCGTTGCCGTGGAACTCCAGAGCCTCTTGCTTGAGAGCCTCTGCGCTCTTCCTGGCGATTTCCGCTGCCCCACGGATCTCCATGCGCCTGATGGCCGCCGCGACGTCCTCTGCTCCCAATTCGCTTACCTCTCGACCGTCAGTTATCCAAGTTTCCTGGCATTAAACCTTGTCCTGGGTGAGGGGCGAGGGATCAATGGCTGAGGAAATCCGCCAAGGAGACCAACCCCATGGTGTTCAGCACGTCCTGGGCTTCCAGCCAACCTCTTCTGGCGGTAGCCACCCCGTAGCGCATATTGTCCAGCTGCGCGATGGAGTGCGAGTCTGTGCTTATAGCCACCCTCACCCCCATCTCCTTGGCCTTTCTGCAGTAGATATCGTTCAGGTCCAGCCTCTCAGGGAAAGCGTTGAGCTCCAGACAGACCTCATGGTCCTTGGCCGCCTGCATCACCCGGTCCATGTCCAGCGCATATGGTTCCCGCTGCTCCAGCACCCGACCGGTCGGATGTGCCAGTATGGTCATGTTGTCATTGGACAGAGCGGTCAGAACGCGCTCGGTCATCTCCTTCTCCGGCATGGTGAACTTGGAGTGCACCGCCCCCACCACGAAATCAAGCTCCCTGAGAACGTCATCTGGATAGTCGAGCTTCCCGCTTTCCAATATCTCCACCTCCGCCCCGATGAGCACCTTCACCTCCACCAGGCTGGAGACGTTGCGGGCGATGTCCATGTTCCCTCGCAAGCGCTCCACGGATAGTCCATTGGCGACCTTGAGCGCCTCTGAGTGGTCCGTGATCCCTACGTACTCGTAGCCTTTGCGCTTGCAGACATAGGCGATCTCCTCGATGGTGGCGTTCCCATCGCTGGCAAGGGTGTGCACGTGGAGATCGCCGCGGACGTCATTCAGTCCTACCAGGCTCGGTAGGCGGTGCGCGATCGAAGCCTGGATCTCGCCCCGGTTCTCGCGCATCTCGGGCGGCATGATCTCCAGCCCCAGGGCATGGTAAATATCCTCCTCTCCTTCCCGGGCGACCACCTCGTTCGAGTCCTTCCTAAATAGGCCGTACTCGTTGAGCTTGAGCCCCCGATCGATGGCCATTTGTCGTAAGGCCACATTATGGTCCTTGGAGCCGGTGAAGTACTGCAGGGCAGCGCCATATTGGACTTCCTCCACCACCCGCAGATCCACTTGCACCCCCTCGCGAAGGCGGACGCTGGCTTTTGTCTGCCCTCGTTCCACGACCTCCTCCACCTGGGGATGGGTGGTGAAGATGTCCATCACCCATTGCGGGTCGTTGCTGCCCGCCAAGATGTCGATGTCCCCGATGGTCTCCTTCATGCGGCGGAGGCTGCCACCCAAGCTCACCTTCTCCAGGCTCGCCTTCCTGCGGATGTACTCCACCATGCCCTCGGCCACCGGATAGGCGTATCCAAGCAGCATGCGTCCGCTGCGTCTCTCCAGCAGAGCTATTCCATGAAGAACGCGCTCTTCGGACCGCTCCCCGAACCCCTTAAGCTCCCGGATCTGGTGCTGCTCCGCAGCATGTTTGAGATCCGCCAGGTTGGTGATCTTCAGCTCCCTGTACAGGTGCATGGCCGTCTTCGGCCCGATGTCCGGCACATCGATGATCTGCAGCAGTCCGGCAGGGAACGCCTCTTTGAGCTCGTCGAGATAGCGAATGTGGCCGGTGGAAAGCATCTCCTCGATCTTCTTGGCTATGGCCTCCCCTACCCCCGGTATCTCGCGCAATCCGCCCTCCTTCCGAATCTCCTCCAGCTCTTTGGTCAGCGATTCAATGTTGCGCGCGGCCTTGCGGTAGGCGGTGGGCTTGAACTGCACTCCCTGTAGCTCGAGGATATCCGCCACCTCGTAAAGAACCCGGGTCACTTCGGAATTCCTCATCTTCTCCTAGCGACTATGTGGCTGCCCGAGGATAAATGATGTTCGCTTCCTTGCAGCTAGGACCCCGAGGCGGGCATCGAATCGCGGTTCAATGCCTGGTGGTAACTCCGATCGGGCCAGCATCCATTCTCGACCCTGCCCCAGTCATGCCATTTCATAGCTCGTTTTCCCATAGCACTTAAAATAGACGTGAATGGAATAGTCACCCGAGGTGGTGAGAATGGTAGCGCCAAATCCCTTCGTTTCGGCCAAGGAGCACGTGGACCGCGTTGGCAAGTTGTTGGGCCTAGAGGATTGCGTCATCGAGATGCTCAAATCGCCGCGGCGGGAGCTGGGGGTCAACTTCCCAGTGAAGATGGATAATGGTTGCATCCGCATCTTCTCCGGTTACCGGGTCCAGCACAATTCCGCGCGCGGGCCATGCAAAGGAGGCATCCGCTATCATCCGAACGTCACTCTGGACGAAGTGCGAGCGCTGGCCATGTGGATGACCTGGAAGTGTGCCGTGGTAGGCCTCCCTTACGGCGGGGCAAAGGGCGGGGTCATCTGCAATCCCAAGGAGTTGAGCA is drawn from Methanomassiliicoccales archaeon and contains these coding sequences:
- the polX gene encoding DNA polymerase/3'-5' exonuclease PolX, giving the protein MRNSEVTRVLYEVADILELQGVQFKPTAYRKAARNIESLTKELEEIRKEGGLREIPGVGEAIAKKIEEMLSTGHIRYLDELKEAFPAGLLQIIDVPDIGPKTAMHLYRELKITNLADLKHAAEQHQIRELKGFGERSEERVLHGIALLERRSGRMLLGYAYPVAEGMVEYIRRKASLEKVSLGGSLRRMKETIGDIDILAGSNDPQWVMDIFTTHPQVEEVVERGQTKASVRLREGVQVDLRVVEEVQYGAALQYFTGSKDHNVALRQMAIDRGLKLNEYGLFRKDSNEVVAREGEEDIYHALGLEIMPPEMRENRGEIQASIAHRLPSLVGLNDVRGDLHVHTLASDGNATIEEIAYVCKRKGYEYVGITDHSEALKVANGLSVERLRGNMDIARNVSSLVEVKVLIGAEVEILESGKLDYPDDVLRELDFVVGAVHSKFTMPEKEMTERVLTALSNDNMTILAHPTGRVLEQREPYALDMDRVMQAAKDHEVCLELNAFPERLDLNDIYCRKAKEMGVRVAISTDSHSIAQLDNMRYGVATARRGWLEAQDVLNTMGLVSLADFLSH
- a CDS encoding MFS transporter, encoding MEERNGMTFWSSAFGGHFDRRLWVLFVGRIISATGFSIVMPFLSIYFHSSLGISMTSIGLVFLISSVAGAMGQLIGGEIADRFGRRNVMIASMGSRAMVFVLISVVIASTNSFLLIALLVVCSNILGSLFEPASNAMVADLCEPSRRLEAYGLLRIGQNLGWTMGPLLGGLLAIMGYSSLFLLTAMTSAIAAFIILFMVSESIRSSFRRNDYSVSDLLDIRKDRNFAAFCFISVLLFLVVAQMSSVYSVYSQSVVGIHIYEVGYLYAINGIMVVFLQMPVARFIARYRMTTAIAWGAVLYAIGYFAVAFSYDFFTLAICMVVISMGEIVTSPSSMNLVANMSPENERGRYMGVFGLFQSFGWSMGPFVGGLFMDAFVKVPYLLWGGISMFALASAVGYLALRKQMPEEKDRVGMKMVKT
- a CDS encoding HAMP domain-containing sensor histidine kinase, whose protein sequence is MKDEMTSMERVLADLALGSVIDNLIRNARVHGKATKVDFVIETIGPYTELRVEDDGKGVPEGIRGRIFHEGYRFGETKGTGLGLYLVQKTMERYGGKIRVENTVPRGATFVLSFPRMESFPG
- a CDS encoding RuBisCO large subunit C-terminal-like domain-containing protein, with the translated sequence MEYCEKYLHLGERLDPDRHVVCTYKVRTDLPMKQAAAAIATEQSTGTWTGVSTLTEKVFEAYGAKVIDIKGDMAVIAYPVEDFSLDVGGVPQILSVISGNLFGLDALKGVRLEDCAFPPCILKEFKGPKFGVEGMRRILKRPTKPLVGTIVKPKIGLPPSGYANYIYESGMGGLTNGKDDETLVNQRFCPLEERVVAVAEAIDRVKQETGHVIIHAINVSTRGDEILEVAERAQQLGAKELMVDVLTSGFAAVQALAEDPSIKVPIHVHRTMHAAFTRSKEHGVAWSVMAQLVRMCGGDALHIGTYGVGKMQGDPREDLASQHACQNKMGKLRPVMCVASGGVHPALVHKIIHIAGKNVQIQAGGGVAGHPMGVRGGAKAMVQAVDAAVAGIDLEKYAKGHEELRLALQKWG
- a CDS encoding ribose 1,5-bisphosphate isomerase; translated protein: MGAEDVAAAIRRMEIRGAAEIARKSAEALKQEALEFHGNDLNEFRRYLDAGRETLLSSRPTAVSLWNGVQSVFKNTSEAKEVEDLRRRVIKNADDFILRSKEAVEIIGRFGARRIRDGDKILTHCNSKAALAVIIQAHKEGKHIEVFATESRPWRQGLLTIKDLGKEGIGTTLIVDSAARWLMKRIDAVVVGADTVCSNGAVVNKIGTSQIALSAHEARVPVMVCAETFKFSTRTMYGELVEIEERESEEIVRSDEVPPGTKVLNPVFDATPPEYIDAIITEAGVISPYAAYEIIVKELGQGSLFGSQEGKGR
- a CDS encoding cobalamin-dependent protein (Presence of a B(12) (cobalamin)-binding domain implies dependence on cobalamin itself, in one of its several forms, or in some unusual lineages, dependence on a cobalamin-like analog.); protein product: MELEDALISVDEARAERVVNKALQTMTPLECAEKVISPALRDIGNGWQEGTIALSQIYMGGRICEKILDKYLPLARQIRKTQPRLAIANLEDHHDLGQKIVYSVVRAGGFDIMNYKRQDAKGLAEMASKDKVDVLFVSTLMLRAALKVKELRQQLTSKGSNVKIVVGGAPFVFDHAL
- a CDS encoding AMP phosphorylase, producing MKLKAKYIDMDTGEITTLLHVEDCLEMGVHEQDRVRVKHEDSTVTAIVQTTDTFLMKGEVGLLGRAFQYIGPEAGELLDVTPTGKPESVDYIRKKMDGLELTTEEIRALVSDIVTRSLSSVELAFYVTALHINGMNIRETADLTLAMVETGETIQFDRSPVFDFHSVGGVPGNKVTLIVVPIVAAAGLLIPKTSSRAISSAAGTADVVEAFALVDFSAHELKQIAESTGGIMAWGGGLNLAPADDVIIRVEYPLGVDPHAQLLASVMSKKKAVNADFLLVDIPMGNGTKVPTMEMAKTYARDFIELGERLGIKVECAITYGGQPVGRAIGPALEAREAIQVLEGSKTPNSVVEKALGLSGILLEMGGIPKGEDRAREILVSGKALEKFREIVAAQGGNPNIRSDDLVPGKLTFDVLAKKSGYVNAINNKQLVKIARASGAPKDKGAGVYIHKKEGSKVDAGEALLTIHSENDAKLQEAIGLSRKLEPITTEGMVLARLPGFRNVRV